Sequence from the Lates calcarifer isolate ASB-BC8 unplaced genomic scaffold, TLL_Latcal_v3 _unitig_1303_quiver_2671, whole genome shotgun sequence genome:
caagagaaagaaaaagaggcagagaaagtaCAAAGTGAGAAAGAGTGCAAGAGTAACGAGGAAAGAGAGTGAGATTAGGAAAATAAAAGCTGCCCTTCCCGTGTGAAAACCAGCCCAGGAGCTACCTCAGTGACGTTTCCTCCTCCGTCATCAGTACGGAGCAAACTTCTGTCTCTCCGGCTTCTTCATCCCGTTGGCAGAGGACGAGATCTTGGCCGTGTAGGACGCCAGAGCCGCCGCCGCGTGAGCCTGAACGGGGACGGACGCCGCTGTCACGGGCACCGAGCCTGGTAAGACAGGGGCCCCGATggccgctgccgccgccgccgctgctgctgagGCAGGAGGGGTGGAGAGTGCCAGGTAGGGGATGGATTTCA
This genomic interval carries:
- the LOC108888233 gene encoding poly(rC)-binding protein 4; the protein is MGATLPHAPILGAPYALPLSSLLGVKSIPYLALSTPPASAAAAAAAAAIGAPVLPGSVPVTAASVPVQAHAAAALASYTAKISSSANGMKKPERQKFAPY